The nucleotide window CGGAAGAGCCTCCGATCCCGGAACCGGTTTCCAAGTCCGCTCCGTCTCCGAGCGCTCCCCCGTCGGGATACACTTCCGCCGGGAACATCGAAGACGACCTGGGCAAAGGGACGAAAGACCCCTTGAAGCCGTTCAGGGGATGAGGGCCGGGTCCAAGCCCAAATCACGGGGGCCACAACCCCCGCCCACTTTTCCATTTGAATTCTGATTTGCGATCCGCTGGGCATATCCGAATCCCGAAACTTTCGGCGAAAACTGCCGGCTGGATACGTTCAGAGTAATAATCGCGCGAATGCAGACTGGCATCCCGCAATTGTGTTTTATACGGATTCGCAGTACTCCATGGCATGTCTAGAAACGACTACAGTGCGTATTCCATGGTGGTGGGGAGGTTCCAGCCTTTCCACAACGGCCATATGGACGTCATCAGGAAGTGCGCATCAGAGTCGGACCATCTCATCGTCGGAATCGGGAGCGCCCAGTATTCCCATCACCCGGACAACCCTTTCACCGCCGGCGAGAGATATCTGATGATCGAGAATTCCCTGGATGACGCGGGGATCCACAACTACAGCATCGTCCCGATGGAGGATCTGAACCGCTATTCCGTTTGGGTTTCCCATGTGGTGTCGATGTCGCCTCCTTTCAGGCGCGTGTACACCAACAATCCGCTTACTAAGCGCCTGTTCGAGGAGGCCGGGTTCGAAGTCCGCGCATCGCCCCTCTACAACCGCGATGTCTACTCCGGCACCGAAATCCGCCGCAGGATCGTCGCCGAGGAGGAATGGAGGTCGCTCGTGCCCAAAGCCGTATCAGAAGTGATGGACGACATAGACGGGGTCGGAAGGCTCAGAGACATCTCTGGAGGTGGAGACAACGCCCCTCTCCGAAGCCGAGGC belongs to Candidatus Methanomethylophilaceae archaeon and includes:
- a CDS encoding nicotinamide-nucleotide adenylyltransferase, giving the protein MSRNDYSAYSMVVGRFQPFHNGHMDVIRKCASESDHLIVGIGSAQYSHHPDNPFTAGERYLMIENSLDDAGIHNYSIVPMEDLNRYSVWVSHVVSMSPPFRRVYTNNPLTKRLFEEAGFEVRASPLYNRDVYSGTEIRRRIVAEEEWRSLVPKAVSEVMDDIDGVGRLRDISGGGDNAPLRSRGLGKPSRKHGKDSVNCRILHRRSYRRRSDGHPRLFRGLYGRYSFLFKRSQDGSSRR